A window of the Algoriphagus halophilus genome harbors these coding sequences:
- the porM gene encoding type IX secretion system motor protein PorM/GldM — MAGAKETPRQRMIGMMYLVLTALLALQVSNQILQKFVLLNDGMERTSRNYISKNEFTVNSIESTVEQQGNNEKDVPKVAAAKEVREATKEIFSYLEELKQQLITQSNAKNEEGNFVSSSLKNTEIPGNMFANNGKGDEMKGRLNEYPTQISQILSGIGIDMSFQPIAKDAGEIPLFANDREVRNKDFVALNFVKSPVGAVMALISQYQNEVLNIESEALAQITSSIGTFYFKADIVEARIAATSNVVAAGTKFEGDMFIASSSSAAAPQMTIDGRSVPVENGFGKIDFTVTPASQYDDRGLAKRVLKGEIVTNVGGEDKVLPVEYEYYVAQPVIKVSSEVVQQLYADCANELLIEVPALGNTYSPDFSLTNGQSIKGNTPGQLTVIPGASGKVTIGVSSGGNKIGDVTYDIKPVPEPSLVPAASNGSELDVSQAQTISSLTGLKVLAKPEATFGRTMAKDANFEVTGGEVRLLRNDVPRQTTQIANGNSIAMRQLMESARAGDDIVIVVTQVTRTNFRGNKIPSTLNKVIRIGVK; from the coding sequence ATGGCAGGAGCTAAAGAGACACCTAGACAGCGGATGATCGGGATGATGTACCTGGTTTTGACGGCCCTATTGGCCCTCCAGGTAAGTAACCAGATTCTCCAGAAATTTGTATTGCTAAACGACGGTATGGAGCGAACTTCTAGAAATTATATTTCTAAGAATGAGTTTACCGTAAATTCTATCGAGTCCACCGTAGAACAGCAAGGGAATAATGAAAAAGATGTTCCGAAAGTAGCAGCAGCTAAAGAAGTAAGAGAGGCTACCAAAGAAATCTTTTCTTATTTAGAAGAACTGAAGCAGCAATTGATTACTCAATCAAATGCCAAAAATGAAGAAGGAAACTTCGTTAGTTCAAGTTTGAAGAATACTGAAATTCCAGGAAACATGTTTGCCAACAATGGCAAAGGTGATGAAATGAAGGGAAGATTGAATGAGTATCCAACTCAAATTTCCCAGATTTTAAGTGGAATTGGAATTGATATGTCTTTCCAACCCATTGCAAAGGATGCAGGTGAAATTCCGCTTTTTGCGAATGATCGGGAAGTAAGAAATAAGGACTTTGTTGCATTGAATTTCGTGAAATCCCCAGTGGGAGCCGTGATGGCATTAATTTCACAATATCAAAATGAAGTTTTAAATATTGAAAGTGAAGCTTTGGCTCAAATCACAAGTTCAATTGGTACATTCTACTTCAAGGCAGATATCGTTGAAGCAAGAATTGCTGCTACTTCCAATGTGGTTGCTGCCGGTACCAAGTTTGAAGGAGATATGTTTATTGCTTCCAGTTCCTCCGCAGCTGCTCCACAGATGACAATTGATGGACGTTCGGTACCTGTAGAAAATGGATTTGGTAAGATTGATTTTACAGTGACTCCAGCGTCTCAATATGACGACAGAGGACTTGCTAAAAGAGTATTGAAAGGTGAAATCGTGACCAATGTTGGTGGAGAAGATAAAGTTCTTCCTGTGGAATATGAATACTACGTTGCTCAGCCTGTAATTAAAGTTTCTTCTGAGGTAGTTCAGCAACTTTACGCAGATTGTGCGAATGAATTATTGATTGAAGTTCCTGCTTTAGGTAATACCTATTCTCCAGACTTCAGCCTTACAAATGGCCAGTCTATTAAAGGAAATACTCCAGGTCAATTAACTGTCATTCCAGGAGCTTCTGGAAAAGTTACCATTGGAGTAAGCTCAGGAGGCAATAAAATTGGAGATGTAACGTATGATATTAAACCAGTTCCAGAACCTTCTTTAGTTCCAGCAGCATCTAATGGATCTGAATTGGATGTAAGTCAAGCTCAAACAATCAGCTCTTTGACCGGTCTGAAAGTGTTGGCAAAACCTGAAGCTACTTTCGGTAGAACCATGGCTAAGGATGCTAACTTTGAAGTAACTGGTGGGGAAGTAAGATTACTTAGAAATGATGTGCCACGACAAACTACTCAAATTGCCAATGGAAATAGCATTGCCATGCGACAGTTAATGGAAAGTGCTAGAGCTGGTGATGACATTGTAATCGTGGTTACTCAAGTAACTAGGACTAATTTTAGAGGAAATAAAATTCCTTCTACGTTGAATAAAGTTATTCGTATCGGAGTGAAGTAA
- a CDS encoding PorP/SprF family type IX secretion system membrane protein, whose translation MIHSGHWKYFLSSLVLIAIYAGVSPVLAQQDAQFTQYMYNGMYYNPAFAGKDGGFRFSALHRSQWANYRTSSGQQGAPVSQLLTAQGRLDSKNIGYGINIVNDNIGASSNLEVNLQGAYHKKINRSNISVGVSFGMFSSSLDYGELIVVNPEPNLPTSGKESQMNFNIGAGVLFDRGDYYVGLSSRHLNEPNFDFGDGSYANQLKNHSYLLFGYRFRPIGQLAIEPSFLLKTVSFNNFSYDVSVIATHQNKISGGLAFRGQESISFILGYSILKDNSLKLGYAFDLVVGGVEAKAPTSHELMLRYTLSDVSRQVERVIQRTPRFRF comes from the coding sequence ATGATTCATAGCGGCCATTGGAAGTACTTTTTAAGTAGTCTTGTTTTAATCGCCATCTATGCCGGAGTTTCTCCGGTGCTTGCTCAACAGGATGCCCAGTTTACACAATACATGTATAATGGGATGTATTACAATCCTGCCTTTGCAGGAAAGGATGGAGGGTTTAGATTTTCTGCACTCCATCGATCTCAATGGGCAAACTACCGTACTTCTTCTGGTCAACAAGGAGCGCCTGTCAGCCAATTGCTAACTGCACAAGGCAGATTAGATTCCAAAAACATAGGTTATGGTATAAACATAGTCAATGATAATATTGGAGCGAGTTCAAATTTGGAAGTCAACCTTCAGGGAGCCTATCACAAAAAGATAAATAGATCTAATATCAGTGTAGGAGTTTCTTTTGGAATGTTTTCCAGTTCCTTGGATTATGGTGAATTGATCGTGGTGAATCCTGAGCCTAATTTGCCTACTTCAGGTAAAGAAAGCCAAATGAATTTCAATATTGGAGCCGGGGTTCTATTCGATAGAGGAGATTATTATGTAGGCTTAAGCAGTCGGCATTTAAATGAACCTAACTTTGATTTTGGAGATGGATCCTATGCCAATCAATTGAAAAATCATTCTTATTTATTGTTTGGTTATAGATTCAGACCAATAGGACAATTAGCGATTGAACCTAGTTTTTTATTAAAGACAGTTTCTTTTAATAATTTTTCCTATGATGTAAGCGTTATTGCTACACACCAAAATAAAATAAGTGGTGGATTGGCCTTTAGAGGGCAAGAATCCATTTCTTTTATCCTTGGTTACAGTATTTTAAAGGATAATTCCTTAAAATTGGGTTATGCTTTTGATTTAGTGGTGGGTGGAGTAGAAGCAAAAGCTCCTACTAGTCATGAGTTAATGCTCAGATATACTTTGTCTGATGTTAGCAGACAAGTAGAAAGAGTTATTCAAAGAACTCCACGATTTAGATTCTAG
- a CDS encoding BamA/TamA family outer membrane protein produces MKKTFFFMLSLMLLISTISWGQTKLWLKWESSDSSYRQNWKEFPNELEREQELDSILADFFSKGYLSAYWDFSTQRIDSLSARLNLGAKFILKEIGKGNLPEELVVEYGLPESGFMAWNQWSKTILRELENKGYPFASLKLDSLMREGEIIYASTNLDPGPLIRWDTVQVLGSTKTKAKYLQNLTRIPVGGFFSQEEFENASQVLSRSPYFELSQSPELAFRTQKASPIFYLRDRNVNVMDGVIGLLPNENEPGKVLVTGQLDLELYHLGGKGRNIAVHWQRMNKETQSLNLSARESFLFNSPLHISLAFNLLKQDSTFLNRYFGIDFDYQISNKSTIQFFTKRQASDLISTVAYQDVEELPDLADFRWNVYGIGVDYNGLDRLFSPRKGIWLQAEFAAGNKRIIQNTGIPEEAYQNIDLNTPQLVATIQLEKHLYIKKSWGMWFRGSSGFVRNKSLFINDLFRLGGLKTIRGFNENFFYAKNYGYLNMEQRLFFGEDSYLMIFTDVGFLKNPILEKEDDFPVSFGAGINLETGNGVFRFIYGLGKSNLQPLSFSYSKIHFGYLARF; encoded by the coding sequence TTGAAAAAGACCTTTTTTTTCATGCTCAGCCTGATGCTATTGATCTCGACAATTTCTTGGGGTCAAACCAAGTTGTGGTTGAAATGGGAGAGTTCAGATTCCTCTTATCGCCAAAATTGGAAAGAATTTCCGAATGAGTTGGAAAGGGAACAAGAATTAGACTCGATATTGGCGGATTTTTTTTCAAAGGGGTATTTGTCCGCATACTGGGATTTTTCTACTCAAAGGATTGATTCTTTATCAGCCCGATTAAATTTGGGGGCTAAATTTATTTTGAAAGAAATAGGAAAAGGAAACCTTCCTGAAGAATTGGTAGTGGAGTATGGGCTTCCAGAATCCGGTTTTATGGCTTGGAATCAATGGAGCAAAACTATTTTAAGAGAGTTAGAAAATAAAGGATATCCTTTTGCTTCCCTGAAATTGGATAGTTTGATGAGGGAAGGCGAAATTATCTATGCTAGTACAAATTTAGATCCGGGTCCCTTGATACGCTGGGATACGGTTCAGGTGCTTGGTTCCACAAAAACCAAAGCTAAATACCTTCAGAATCTGACTAGAATTCCTGTTGGAGGGTTTTTTTCACAAGAAGAGTTTGAGAATGCTAGTCAGGTGCTTTCCAGGTCTCCTTATTTTGAACTTTCCCAATCCCCAGAACTTGCTTTTAGGACTCAAAAAGCAAGCCCCATATTTTATCTAAGAGATAGGAATGTCAACGTGATGGATGGGGTGATAGGATTGCTGCCCAATGAGAATGAACCAGGAAAAGTATTGGTCACAGGTCAACTGGATCTCGAACTTTACCATTTGGGAGGAAAAGGAAGGAATATTGCGGTTCACTGGCAGCGGATGAATAAAGAGACCCAATCTCTAAACCTAAGTGCAAGAGAGTCTTTTCTGTTTAATTCACCCCTTCACATTTCTCTGGCTTTTAATCTACTAAAACAAGACAGTACCTTTCTAAACCGGTATTTTGGGATAGATTTTGATTATCAAATTTCCAATAAGTCTACCATTCAATTTTTTACAAAACGGCAGGCCAGTGATTTGATTTCAACGGTAGCCTACCAAGATGTGGAGGAATTGCCAGATTTGGCAGATTTCCGTTGGAATGTATACGGTATTGGAGTTGATTATAATGGTTTGGACCGCCTTTTTTCTCCAAGAAAAGGGATATGGTTACAGGCTGAGTTTGCTGCAGGGAATAAAAGGATCATTCAAAATACTGGAATTCCAGAGGAAGCATATCAAAATATTGATTTGAATACACCACAGCTTGTTGCTACCATTCAGTTAGAAAAACATTTGTATATCAAAAAAAGCTGGGGAATGTGGTTTCGAGGTAGTTCAGGATTTGTCAGAAACAAAAGTCTATTCATAAACGACCTTTTCAGATTAGGAGGACTCAAAACCATAAGAGGCTTCAATGAAAACTTCTTTTATGCTAAAAACTATGGCTATCTCAATATGGAACAGCGTCTTTTTTTTGGAGAGGACTCCTATCTAATGATATTTACGGATGTTGGGTTTTTAAAAAACCCAATCCTGGAAAAGGAGGATGATTTCCCTGTTTCATTTGGGGCTGGCATAAATTTAGAGACTGGCAATGGAGTTTTTAGATTTATTTATGGATTAGGTAAATCTAATTTGCAACCTTTGTCTTTCTCTTATTCCAAGATTCACTTTGGTTATCTGGCCAGGTTTTGA
- a CDS encoding uroporphyrinogen-III synthase, giving the protein MSAVSKDRLRPVKSILVSQPKPAGENSPYVQLAEKYNLKIDFRQFIKVEPVPPKEFRKQKIDILKHTAVIFTSRNAIDHFFAICKDFKIEMPAEMKYFCISDQTAHYLQKYIVIRKRKLFVGQKTAEDLFDYFKKHKSEKYLFPCSDIRKDVIPDYMEKNGIAFTEAIIYHTLAADLSDLADVKYDILAFFSPSGIKSLKVNFPDFVQGKTRIAAFGPTTAKAVRDLDLILDIEAPLPNAPSMTGALELYIKKANNL; this is encoded by the coding sequence ATGAGTGCAGTAAGCAAAGACAGGTTAAGACCAGTAAAAAGTATCCTTGTTTCTCAACCAAAACCAGCGGGCGAAAATTCTCCTTATGTTCAGTTGGCAGAGAAGTATAATTTAAAGATTGATTTCAGACAATTCATTAAAGTGGAGCCCGTTCCTCCCAAAGAGTTTAGAAAACAAAAGATTGATATCTTAAAGCATACTGCTGTTATTTTTACTAGCAGGAATGCGATAGATCATTTCTTTGCTATATGTAAAGACTTTAAGATCGAAATGCCGGCAGAAATGAAGTATTTCTGTATTTCTGATCAGACTGCTCATTATCTTCAAAAGTATATTGTAATCCGTAAGCGTAAGTTATTCGTAGGTCAAAAGACCGCAGAAGATTTATTTGATTACTTCAAAAAGCATAAGTCTGAAAAGTATTTGTTCCCATGCTCCGACATCAGAAAAGATGTAATTCCTGATTACATGGAAAAGAATGGTATAGCATTTACTGAAGCAATTATTTATCATACCCTTGCTGCAGATTTATCTGATTTGGCAGATGTGAAGTATGATATCTTGGCATTTTTCAGTCCTTCTGGAATAAAATCCTTAAAAGTAAACTTCCCTGATTTTGTTCAGGGTAAGACAAGAATTGCAGCCTTTGGTCCAACTACTGCGAAAGCGGTAAGGGATTTGGACCTGATTTTGGACATTGAAGCACCGCTTCCAAATGCGCCAAGTATGACTGGAGCTTTGGAGCTTTATATCAAAAAGGCGAATAATTTGTAA
- the porK gene encoding T9SS ring complex lipoprotein PorK/GldK, with product MYKKMNFRLLPITLGLAVATLLPGCGLFNKKGSASEKANRRGEVTGVPKRESWQQNLPYDMVPIKAGTFWMGQSDEDIAYTQSSMNKQITISEFFMDKYEVSNNKYRQFLEAVKSGQLETGTPTTLKEPPTFNLDELKPDTTVWSTSFSYHYGDPLMEFYFDHPAFDNYPVVGISWDQAKQYCEWRTYHMRANDESEYDLTPFRLPSEAEWEYAAKGGKDVAKYPWGGPYLKNKRGCLMANFKPGRGNYIDDGFPYTAPVDVFAPNGFGLYNMSGNVAEWVLDAYAATSSAITWDLNPVYDIPSEPRKIVRGGSWKDIAHYLETSTRTYEYEDVAQAHIGFRTVMTFIGRSGSMDVKSSRRRKR from the coding sequence ATGTATAAAAAAATGAATTTTCGTTTATTACCGATCACGTTAGGATTGGCAGTAGCGACACTATTACCTGGCTGCGGTCTTTTTAATAAGAAAGGATCTGCCAGCGAAAAGGCTAATAGAAGAGGAGAAGTAACCGGAGTTCCTAAAAGGGAAAGTTGGCAACAAAACCTTCCATATGATATGGTTCCGATTAAAGCGGGAACATTTTGGATGGGACAATCTGATGAAGATATTGCCTATACTCAATCTTCGATGAATAAGCAGATTACCATCTCGGAATTTTTTATGGATAAATACGAGGTGTCCAATAATAAGTACCGCCAGTTCTTGGAAGCTGTTAAAAGCGGTCAATTGGAAACAGGTACTCCAACTACCTTAAAGGAGCCGCCAACTTTTAATTTGGATGAGTTAAAACCAGATACTACAGTTTGGTCCACTAGTTTTTCTTACCATTATGGAGATCCGCTGATGGAATTCTATTTTGATCACCCAGCATTTGACAACTATCCAGTAGTTGGGATTTCTTGGGATCAAGCCAAGCAATATTGTGAGTGGAGAACTTATCACATGAGAGCTAACGATGAATCTGAATATGATCTAACGCCGTTCAGGTTACCATCAGAAGCAGAATGGGAATATGCTGCCAAAGGTGGAAAAGATGTAGCTAAATACCCTTGGGGTGGTCCTTATCTTAAGAACAAGAGAGGATGTTTAATGGCTAACTTCAAACCAGGAAGAGGTAACTACATTGATGATGGTTTTCCATATACTGCTCCAGTAGACGTTTTTGCTCCTAATGGTTTTGGCCTTTATAATATGTCAGGAAACGTTGCAGAATGGGTGTTAGATGCCTACGCAGCTACGTCCAGTGCCATAACATGGGATTTGAACCCAGTTTATGATATTCCTAGTGAGCCTAGAAAAATCGTAAGAGGCGGAAGCTGGAAAGATATTGCGCATTACTTGGAAACTAGTACTAGAACCTATGAATATGAAGATGTGGCGCAAGCTCACATTGGTTTTAGAACGGTGATGACATTTATTGGTCGATCTGGATCTATGGATGTAAAATCATCAAGAAGAAGAAAAAGATAA
- the porL gene encoding type IX secretion system motor protein PorL/GldL, with the protein MASNSNSFKSKFYGSIMPKIYGIGASVVILGAMFKILDWAGGNLMITIGLTTEAAIFFLSAFEPRQEEVDWSKVYPELAGGAPGNKKASAGAASGDSVSQKLDEMLANAKVGPELIESLGKGMQNLATSAEKMGNLSDAAVATNEYATNVKSAAKTLVDMNASYSKTAAALTEMSSASQDAKEYHNQVQTVTKNLSALNAVYEMELQDANSHVKTLNKFYSNMTAAMEGLTEAGKETEAFKNELAKLNQNVSSLNKIYGGMLSAMKG; encoded by the coding sequence ATGGCTAGCAACAGCAATTCATTTAAGTCAAAATTTTACGGCAGCATCATGCCAAAAATCTATGGTATTGGTGCGTCAGTAGTTATTCTCGGAGCGATGTTCAAAATTTTGGATTGGGCTGGAGGTAACTTGATGATCACGATTGGTCTTACAACAGAGGCTGCGATCTTCTTTCTTTCTGCTTTTGAACCTCGTCAAGAAGAAGTTGACTGGTCTAAAGTATATCCTGAATTAGCTGGCGGTGCTCCAGGTAATAAAAAAGCTTCAGCAGGGGCTGCATCTGGCGATAGCGTATCTCAAAAATTGGATGAAATGCTAGCCAATGCCAAAGTTGGTCCAGAATTGATCGAAAGCCTAGGAAAAGGAATGCAAAATCTTGCTACTTCTGCAGAGAAAATGGGCAATCTGTCTGATGCCGCTGTAGCAACCAATGAATATGCAACGAATGTTAAATCTGCCGCTAAAACTTTGGTAGACATGAACGCTTCATATAGTAAAACTGCTGCAGCTTTGACTGAAATGTCCTCTGCTTCTCAGGATGCTAAGGAATATCATAATCAAGTTCAGACGGTAACTAAAAATCTTTCTGCATTGAATGCGGTATATGAGATGGAACTTCAGGACGCCAATAGCCATGTGAAAACTTTGAATAAGTTCTATTCAAATATGACTGCTGCTATGGAAGGTCTTACTGAAGCCGGAAAAGAAACTGAAGCCTTCAAGAATGAATTGGCTAAGCTTAATCAAAATGTAAGTTCATTGAATAAAATCTATGGTGGAATGTTATCCGCTATGAAAGGTTAA
- the hemW gene encoding radical SAM family heme chaperone HemW: MAGIYIHIPFCKQACHYCDFHFSTNLSRMEEMVSKINRELILRKNYLKNSAIETVYFGGGTPSLLEKGMIDSILNTIQKHFSCDWKEITLEANPDDLSSENLKGWKDLGIDRLSLGIQSFNQEVLHFYNRAHTAEESRLAIGKAREVGFQKFSMDLIYGYPYPDHSIWESDLQEAIKLDPGHISSYALTVEAKTALGKWEREGKFTEADENFIAEQFEMLQEHTEKSGFIQYEISNFGKPDQFALHNTNYWKGIPYLGVGPSAHSFDGAHRGANPRSNAKYINTLDQDILPFESEILSKEDVLNEYLLTGLRTIWGINFEKIQQEYQLDLLNEKREILEKMNLEGWLIWNGNTLSLSRKGKLLADSIASALFI; the protein is encoded by the coding sequence TTGGCTGGCATCTACATCCATATTCCATTTTGCAAACAGGCTTGTCATTATTGTGACTTCCATTTCAGCACAAATCTGAGCAGAATGGAAGAAATGGTCAGCAAAATAAACCGAGAACTGATCCTAAGAAAAAATTACCTGAAAAATTCAGCCATTGAGACGGTATATTTTGGAGGAGGCACCCCCTCCCTCTTAGAAAAAGGGATGATAGACTCCATACTCAATACGATCCAAAAACACTTTTCTTGCGATTGGAAAGAGATTACACTAGAAGCCAATCCAGATGACTTAAGCTCGGAAAACTTGAAAGGATGGAAGGATCTAGGTATTGACCGCTTAAGTCTTGGAATTCAAAGTTTCAATCAAGAAGTCCTACATTTCTACAACCGGGCTCATACAGCGGAAGAATCCCGACTTGCGATTGGTAAAGCCAGAGAGGTGGGATTCCAAAAGTTCAGCATGGATTTGATTTATGGGTACCCTTACCCAGATCACTCAATTTGGGAGTCCGACTTACAAGAGGCAATAAAATTGGACCCTGGACATATTTCTAGTTATGCCCTAACAGTAGAAGCCAAAACAGCCCTGGGAAAATGGGAAAGAGAAGGCAAATTCACTGAGGCTGATGAGAATTTTATTGCAGAGCAATTCGAAATGCTGCAAGAGCATACCGAAAAATCGGGCTTTATTCAATATGAGATCTCTAATTTTGGGAAACCTGATCAATTTGCTTTACACAATACTAATTATTGGAAAGGCATTCCCTATTTAGGGGTAGGACCTAGTGCACATTCATTTGATGGTGCCCATAGAGGAGCAAACCCTAGAAGTAATGCGAAGTACATAAATACATTGGATCAAGACATACTCCCCTTTGAGTCTGAAATATTGAGCAAGGAAGATGTTCTAAACGAATACCTGCTGACTGGTCTCCGAACCATATGGGGAATAAATTTTGAAAAAATCCAACAGGAGTATCAACTAGACCTATTGAATGAGAAAAGAGAAATTTTAGAAAAAATGAATCTGGAAGGCTGGCTAATATGGAACGGCAATACCCTATCTTTGAGCAGAAAAGGAAAACTACTTGCTGACAGCATCGCTTCCGCCCTTTTCATTTAA
- a CDS encoding DUF4271 domain-containing protein, giving the protein MKQNVFLFIVFWLLLGVTSTSAQVLQDYSSSWEKGKDETWIRPNDRLVLQLDLTSFPLANISFSFPEKSVVFIGEKLWIYANGDTTFSKPIVELANEFDEKDLELTVFKKGIEIGDAKIQKILQPTANTQDMGRVNEQVGEIRRFDRQDLRDFYFVAVLIILVILAVYKVAYPYLFSSIIRPESLLTAEDFSDSGSLQKFFSSDVLFYLLLVNLMTSLVAVIGLVFYRQVWLETWIGIDFQSLLILWGLGAIGFFIITILKFIGIRIVAYLFDLRRLEFAHFFYLLRLVVLGITGFVLIIAFFLVNEFSSAKEAIGISLSVFFWLYIIGVFGLFIIMMNRLSFKKYHLFTYLCIAELVPFLIMAKWVMVLGQ; this is encoded by the coding sequence ATGAAGCAAAACGTATTTCTGTTTATAGTTTTTTGGCTGCTATTGGGTGTAACATCAACATCTGCTCAGGTTTTGCAGGATTACAGTTCTTCCTGGGAAAAAGGGAAAGATGAAACCTGGATCCGCCCAAATGACCGGTTGGTTCTCCAGCTGGATTTGACCAGCTTTCCGTTGGCTAATATCTCATTTTCATTTCCGGAAAAATCGGTCGTATTTATTGGAGAAAAATTGTGGATTTATGCCAATGGGGATACTACATTTTCAAAACCTATTGTTGAACTGGCCAATGAATTTGATGAGAAAGATCTGGAATTGACAGTTTTCAAAAAAGGGATTGAAATCGGTGATGCCAAAATTCAAAAAATCTTGCAGCCTACAGCGAATACCCAGGACATGGGTAGGGTAAATGAGCAGGTGGGAGAGATCAGAAGATTTGACCGACAAGACTTAAGAGATTTTTATTTTGTGGCCGTGTTGATCATTTTAGTGATTTTGGCGGTGTATAAGGTTGCCTATCCTTATTTATTTTCATCTATTATTCGGCCGGAATCCTTACTGACTGCTGAGGATTTTTCTGACTCTGGAAGTCTACAGAAATTTTTTTCTTCTGATGTATTGTTTTACCTGCTTCTAGTCAATTTGATGACTTCTTTGGTTGCGGTTATCGGGTTGGTCTTTTATAGACAAGTATGGTTGGAAACTTGGATAGGAATTGACTTTCAATCTTTATTGATTTTATGGGGCCTTGGGGCAATTGGGTTTTTCATAATTACCATTCTGAAATTTATTGGTATAAGGATAGTTGCCTATTTATTTGATTTAAGAAGATTAGAGTTTGCTCATTTCTTTTATCTATTAAGACTTGTAGTGTTAGGAATTACTGGATTTGTCTTAATAATTGCATTTTTTTTAGTGAACGAATTTTCTTCTGCAAAAGAGGCGATAGGCATCTCATTGTCAGTGTTTTTCTGGCTTTACATTATAGGTGTATTCGGTCTTTTTATAATTATGATGAATAGACTAAGCTTTAAGAAATATCATTTATTTACTTACCTTTGCATCGCAGAATTAGTGCCTTTTTTAATCATGGCTAAATGGGTCATGGTTTTAGGTCAGTAA
- a CDS encoding DUF721 domain-containing protein, with the protein MNNKNPFGRKKEVAPLESAFKDLLKAYRLEDKFQEKSVVQSWPEIVGKTIADRTSSVFIKDKKLFVKLTSGPIKKELQMNKAKVISLIETKFGQGVIVDLVCF; encoded by the coding sequence ATGAATAACAAAAATCCTTTTGGCAGAAAAAAAGAAGTAGCCCCCTTGGAATCAGCATTTAAGGATTTGCTAAAAGCCTACCGCCTAGAAGATAAATTTCAGGAGAAAAGTGTGGTTCAGTCATGGCCAGAAATCGTTGGGAAAACTATAGCGGACAGAACATCATCTGTCTTTATCAAAGACAAAAAGCTTTTTGTAAAATTGACTTCCGGCCCTATCAAGAAGGAACTTCAGATGAATAAGGCAAAAGTTATTTCTTTAATAGAAACGAAATTTGGTCAGGGAGTTATCGTAGACTTAGTATGTTTCTAA